A DNA window from Pantanalinema sp. contains the following coding sequences:
- a CDS encoding MotA/TolQ/ExbB proton channel family protein, whose amino-acid sequence MPMISVSTLLGIVLGFGLCIWAIMSATKDYHIFFHLESFAIVIGGTLATTLIGYRTRYVLRALAGLGQIFVMQPIQPMTLHDDIKLMVEWAGLNQRGLSAVEDDFAARKADDPFLKFAVDLLLNGYKEADLRLFLGDMIESSFNRRLVHANILNQMGAQGPAFGMVGTLVGLVIMLSNMGSDPAAIGPAMAMAMLATLYGVVFARLVFMPAASKLQQILEIEKFRRYMQLEGVVMLSEKRAPSYVQDRLNALVDPGYQYFKEGDARAPQKKGTAPLQLGKR is encoded by the coding sequence ATGCCCATGATCTCCGTCTCCACCCTGCTCGGCATCGTCCTGGGCTTCGGCCTGTGCATCTGGGCCATCATGTCGGCGACCAAGGACTACCACATCTTCTTCCACCTGGAGTCCTTCGCCATCGTCATCGGCGGGACGCTCGCGACCACCCTGATCGGCTACCGGACCCGCTACGTCCTGCGCGCCCTGGCGGGGCTGGGGCAGATCTTCGTGATGCAGCCGATCCAGCCCATGACCCTGCACGACGACATCAAGCTGATGGTCGAGTGGGCGGGGCTCAACCAGCGGGGGCTGAGCGCGGTGGAGGACGACTTCGCCGCGCGCAAGGCCGACGACCCCTTCCTCAAGTTCGCCGTCGACCTGCTGCTGAACGGTTACAAGGAGGCGGATCTGCGCCTCTTTCTGGGCGACATGATCGAGTCCAGCTTCAACCGCCGACTGGTCCACGCCAACATCCTCAACCAGATGGGCGCCCAGGGCCCCGCCTTCGGCATGGTCGGCACCCTGGTCGGCCTCGTCATCATGCTGAGCAACATGGGCTCGGACCCCGCCGCCATCGGCCCGGCCATGGCCATGGCCATGCTCGCGACCCTCTACGGCGTCGTGTTCGCCCGGCTGGTCTTCATGCCGGCCGCGAGCAAGCTCCAGCAGATCCTCGAGATCGAGAAGTTCCGCCGCTACATGCAGCTCGAGGGGGTCGTCATGCTCAGCGAGAAGCGCGCGCCGAGCTACGTCCAGGACCGCCTCAACGCCCTGGTGGACCCCGGCTACCAGTACTTCAAGGAGGGCGACGCCCGCGCCCCGCAGAAGAAGGGGACCGCTCCCCTCCAGCTCGGCAAGCGGTAG
- a CDS encoding FlgO family outer membrane protein — MSKILSVALAAVVGIAACPPALSAPKDPAKPIAALTEILSDPQAILRVIPALPDSITRVDPTAVRLFMYNERKREETEALATVVENRLSEELLRLHRFKVIEAREAKTLRVESSSTNFQLSNTIESLARMRAIGQSVGADAILMYAPQIQDRMVLVNAKLVRVGDGEILWTERFAYNFDLQRAEREAQAQAEEASKLEAERRRVSLERRTRDNGLYAYTGMTGYAMRRRSAAAGTSDEVSPAGLSVGFMGLRNMGFAENAAFGVDLQIDQMGSVNPKLSLPMVTLSPLFLLRLDPLFVKGENDGVFNLYFGPGETFIFQAPQLSYQFTGKAGLMVRFTPDMFLNLGAVYVPQQEVGFQAVPGLDGTVKDFGGLTYQVTFGLAFK, encoded by the coding sequence ATGAGCAAGATCCTGTCCGTCGCCCTCGCCGCCGTGGTGGGGATCGCGGCGTGCCCCCCCGCCCTCTCTGCCCCCAAGGATCCCGCCAAGCCGATCGCGGCGCTGACCGAGATCCTCTCGGACCCGCAGGCGATCCTGCGGGTCATCCCGGCGCTGCCCGACTCGATCACCCGGGTCGACCCCACCGCGGTGCGCCTCTTCATGTACAACGAGCGCAAGCGTGAGGAGACCGAGGCGCTCGCGACCGTGGTCGAGAACCGCCTGAGCGAGGAGCTGCTGCGCCTTCACCGCTTCAAGGTGATCGAGGCCCGCGAGGCCAAGACCCTGCGCGTCGAGTCGAGCAGCACCAACTTCCAGCTCAGCAACACCATCGAGTCGCTGGCGCGCATGCGCGCCATCGGCCAGTCGGTGGGCGCCGACGCCATCCTCATGTACGCCCCTCAGATCCAGGACCGGATGGTGCTCGTCAACGCCAAGCTGGTCCGGGTGGGCGACGGCGAGATCCTCTGGACCGAGCGCTTCGCCTACAACTTCGACCTCCAGCGCGCCGAGCGCGAGGCCCAGGCCCAGGCCGAGGAAGCCTCGAAGCTCGAGGCCGAGCGCCGGCGCGTCTCCTTGGAGCGGCGCACCCGCGACAACGGCCTCTACGCCTACACCGGCATGACGGGCTACGCCATGCGGCGGCGCTCGGCCGCGGCCGGCACCTCCGACGAGGTCTCGCCGGCGGGCCTTAGCGTCGGCTTCATGGGCCTTCGCAACATGGGCTTCGCCGAGAACGCGGCCTTCGGCGTGGACCTCCAGATCGACCAGATGGGCTCGGTCAACCCCAAGCTGAGCCTTCCGATGGTCACCCTCTCGCCCCTCTTCCTGCTGCGCCTCGACCCGCTCTTCGTCAAGGGCGAGAACGACGGGGTCTTCAACCTCTACTTCGGCCCGGGCGAGACCTTCATCTTCCAGGCGCCGCAGCTGAGCTACCAGTTCACGGGCAAGGCCGGCCTGATGGTCCGCTTCACGCCCGACATGTTCCTCAACCTGGGGGCCGTCTACGTGCCCCAGCAGGAGGTGGGCTTCCAGGCGGTGCCCGGCCTGGACGGCACGGTCAAGGACTTCGGCGGGCTGACCTACCAGGTCACCTTCGGCCTGGCCTTCAAGTAG
- a CDS encoding DUF5723 family protein, translating into MTPTTARKALACARLGASLLASALAYQATAAASAAALDARSLGLGRSQLALDVAASTAWTNAALLGLPTSQGAAIAPLPVLSLGLGNDAFGFQTLDELLKGKTLSDADVRQLTAAIPASGLGLKLDFGTAIGVSAPMHRSGFFVRAAADTVGLALPKDLFTLLLGNAGTTKVSIDSLQGARADAFADVGFSFGVPVSFQGARATALGLTARYIQGLGFARITEATGKLLETHADGSFSGAAQATYQYGTMGAGGALDLSVASEVRDDLRLVAALSNIGAVRWPRITEQRHTYRLEPYQLGFSGADGQFNATAPSTTTDQSDGSNNGKELWDPLPLKLGIGAKWLPLRSLPLKVFGDVELGTGRAYGVSTQPEVHLGAEFRPIGWLPLRAGLSAGGERATSFTSGLGLELAACRLDLAIGSYDGLFSSSKGGYYALASQFTF; encoded by the coding sequence ATGACCCCCACGACAGCCCGAAAGGCCCTCGCTTGCGCTCGCCTGGGCGCAAGCCTCCTGGCCTCGGCGCTCGCCTACCAGGCCACCGCGGCAGCCTCGGCCGCCGCTCTCGACGCGCGCAGCCTCGGGCTGGGGCGCTCGCAGCTCGCGCTCGACGTGGCGGCGAGCACGGCGTGGACCAACGCGGCCCTGCTGGGGCTGCCGACCAGCCAAGGGGCCGCGATCGCGCCCCTGCCCGTCCTGAGCCTCGGGCTCGGCAACGACGCCTTCGGCTTCCAGACCCTCGACGAGCTCCTGAAGGGCAAGACCCTCTCGGACGCCGACGTGCGCCAGCTCACCGCGGCCATCCCGGCCAGCGGCCTCGGCCTCAAGCTCGACTTCGGCACGGCCATCGGGGTCAGCGCGCCCATGCACCGCAGCGGCTTCTTCGTGCGGGCCGCCGCCGACACGGTGGGCCTCGCGCTGCCGAAGGACCTGTTCACGCTGCTGCTCGGCAACGCCGGCACCACGAAGGTCTCCATCGACAGCCTTCAGGGGGCGAGGGCGGACGCCTTCGCCGACGTGGGCTTCTCGTTCGGGGTGCCCGTCTCCTTCCAGGGCGCCAGGGCGACGGCCCTGGGCCTCACCGCCCGCTACATCCAGGGCCTGGGCTTCGCGCGGATCACCGAGGCCACGGGCAAGCTCCTCGAGACCCACGCCGACGGATCCTTCTCGGGCGCGGCCCAGGCGACCTACCAGTACGGCACCATGGGCGCGGGCGGAGCGCTCGATCTCTCGGTCGCCTCGGAGGTGCGGGACGACCTGCGGCTGGTGGCGGCCCTTTCGAACATCGGGGCGGTCCGCTGGCCCAGGATCACCGAACAGCGCCACACCTACCGGCTAGAACCCTACCAGCTCGGTTTCTCTGGCGCGGACGGGCAGTTCAACGCGACGGCGCCATCGACGACGACCGACCAGAGCGATGGATCCAACAACGGCAAGGAGCTGTGGGATCCCCTGCCCCTCAAGCTCGGCATCGGGGCCAAGTGGCTTCCTCTGAGATCCTTGCCCCTGAAAGTGTTCGGCGATGTGGAGCTCGGGACCGGGAGGGCCTACGGCGTCTCGACCCAGCCCGAGGTGCACCTCGGAGCGGAGTTCCGGCCGATTGGCTGGCTGCCGTTGCGCGCGGGTCTGAGCGCGGGCGGCGAGCGGGCCACCAGCTTCACCTCGGGGCTCGGCCTGGAGCTTGCGGCGTGCCGCCTGGATCTCGCCATCGGCTCCTACGACGGCCTCTTCTCCTCCTCCAAGGGCGGCTACTACGCCCTGGCCTCGCAGTTCACGTTTTAG
- a CDS encoding flagellar motor protein MotB, with product MANPIGQNKSPFGPKGGGHALKEDESWLLTYADTITNLMALFILMLSVSTINPAAFEQVQSKLKKQFSGKEAPKPIEQIEKQIEKIIQDKHLEKQVEVSRDGKGVVIEFASSAVFQLGQADLQPAIKGAFGQIAREIKAKDYRNYTIEIEGHTDDTPIRTPEFPSNWELSSRRATNVVRFMIDQDVEKQRLKAAGYADIFPKMPNRDAQGRAIAANQAKNRRIVMRLVPGLRTTDVRTIPEPGKQTSAGH from the coding sequence ATGGCGAACCCTATCGGCCAGAACAAGAGCCCCTTCGGCCCCAAGGGGGGCGGCCACGCCCTGAAGGAGGACGAGAGCTGGCTGCTGACCTACGCCGACACCATCACCAACCTGATGGCCCTCTTCATCCTGATGCTCTCGGTCTCGACCATCAACCCGGCGGCCTTCGAGCAGGTGCAGTCCAAGCTCAAGAAGCAGTTCTCGGGCAAGGAGGCCCCCAAGCCCATCGAGCAGATCGAGAAGCAGATCGAGAAGATCATCCAGGACAAGCACCTCGAGAAGCAGGTGGAGGTCTCGCGCGACGGCAAGGGGGTCGTGATCGAGTTCGCCTCGTCGGCGGTCTTCCAGCTGGGCCAGGCCGACCTCCAGCCGGCCATCAAGGGGGCTTTCGGCCAGATCGCCCGCGAGATCAAGGCCAAGGACTACCGCAACTACACCATCGAGATCGAGGGCCACACCGACGACACCCCGATCCGGACCCCCGAGTTCCCTTCCAACTGGGAGCTCTCGAGCCGCCGTGCCACCAACGTCGTGCGCTTCATGATCGACCAGGACGTCGAGAAGCAGCGCCTGAAGGCCGCGGGCTACGCCGACATCTTCCCCAAGATGCCGAACCGGGACGCCCAGGGCCGCGCGATCGCAGCCAACCAGGCCAAGAACCGCCGCATCGTGATGCGCCTGGTGCCCGGCCTGCGCACCACCGACGTGAGGACCATCCCCGAACCAGGCAAGCAGACCTCTGCGGGGCACTAG
- a CDS encoding MltA domain-containing protein gives MSTRLRLLFAAAIIGLSLLGPGGAIAAPAPFSDEADAASLLTALMRQEVYLSGQSPDPVRLGDRLVKRRELRQTAAAFSALVREGLGPSDFEARLRERFELIEAPAHFTGYYLPRLEARRAADRRFRFPLYARPPGLAAGSAAVTRAGIEDAGALEGQGLEIAWVEHELDRYLLMVQGSGILVFEDGRQTPVNYGGGNGHPYVSLGKLLVADGRIAPETISVPAIRAYFEAHPEELHAYLVKNPSYVFFKLADSGPFGVSGVVLTPGRSIATDKALSPSGAIAYVRYESDGQARGRFVCDQDTGSAIKGWGRADIFWGAGDEAGRVAGTLNATGSLTYLLLKP, from the coding sequence ATGTCGACCCGACTTCGCCTTCTTTTCGCCGCCGCCATCATCGGGCTCAGCCTGCTGGGCCCGGGTGGCGCCATCGCGGCTCCCGCCCCGTTCTCGGATGAGGCTGATGCGGCCTCGCTGCTCACGGCGCTCATGCGCCAAGAGGTCTATCTTTCCGGGCAGAGCCCCGATCCGGTGCGCCTGGGCGATCGCCTCGTCAAGCGCCGGGAGCTGCGCCAGACGGCCGCCGCCTTCTCCGCGCTCGTGCGCGAGGGCCTCGGCCCGAGCGACTTCGAGGCCAGGCTTCGCGAGCGCTTCGAGCTGATCGAGGCCCCCGCCCACTTCACCGGCTACTACCTGCCGAGGCTCGAGGCCCGGCGCGCGGCGGACAGGCGCTTTCGCTTCCCCCTCTACGCCCGCCCCCCCGGCCTGGCGGCGGGTTCTGCCGCCGTGACCCGCGCGGGGATCGAGGACGCAGGAGCGCTCGAGGGGCAGGGGCTCGAGATCGCCTGGGTCGAGCACGAGCTGGATCGCTACCTCCTGATGGTGCAGGGCTCGGGGATCCTGGTTTTCGAGGACGGCAGGCAGACCCCCGTCAACTACGGCGGCGGCAACGGCCACCCCTACGTGAGCCTGGGCAAGCTGCTCGTCGCCGACGGCAGGATCGCCCCCGAGACCATCTCGGTGCCCGCCATCCGCGCGTACTTCGAGGCGCACCCCGAGGAGCTGCATGCTTACCTCGTCAAGAACCCGAGCTACGTCTTCTTCAAGCTCGCCGACAGCGGCCCCTTCGGCGTCTCGGGGGTCGTGCTGACGCCGGGCCGCTCCATCGCCACCGACAAGGCCCTCTCGCCCTCCGGGGCGATCGCCTACGTTCGCTACGAAAGCGACGGCCAAGCGCGCGGCCGCTTCGTCTGCGACCAGGACACGGGCTCGGCCATCAAGGGCTGGGGCCGCGCCGACATCTTCTGGGGGGCAGGCGACGAGGCGGGCCGCGTCGCGGGCACCCTGAACGCCACCGGCTCCTTGACCTACCTGCTCTTGAAGCCCTGA
- a CDS encoding FliG C-terminal domain-containing protein, whose product MTRRLAAHLALSASLVVLLGTPVLAAIAPVPDVQPPQTRITIGDQGPTLAELSYERLLEESLQQSLASYLGPSRFLIQVRVALSSEAAQGSSVMQQAQAPAAAPPTSTLYLPPEEPEAAVADSPLLPGLGNLRADDLPSQDPRPGRRPALPAAPEPAFAPAQPQAPVSQPQQAQPPRIERIRVALVLPTDLTSGDEDYVKNLVYQRADLNLARGDTIDVVRRDFPRQGEKAPAPAGGTSLPPWLWGVIGALSGAGLVGAMAFARRKPTPSAAPVAPAQAPSVGENTRAAEAILAGLQAASKPADLLPVRQDLLVQLLDHPDSGERFLRKVLSEEGGLDRAVALTRAMGLNVAKRLFTGLLPQEWKAIELASLDRREVSTEDQRAVLEEALYAVLREKSEQRGSDKSSPFAFLSTLDDSQIIYLLEDEGPRVQALLLSQLPPDRAVGLMRLKPPAEQGAIAAAMGELHLLPMSSFLDLANHLSEKATKAPSFETAVTNGLGLLVNLLDHSDRATEQGILSGLSSQNPRLLAQVREAYLTFDDLAGIPREILKDALREADKESLAEVLRDAGDPVREAVMAALTDRARRIVEDALAQPPMVARDGAARDAIRKDLVARVRQLMQLGRFTVKELRIPQEELK is encoded by the coding sequence ATGACGCGACGTCTGGCGGCCCATCTCGCCCTGTCCGCGAGCCTCGTAGTCCTGCTTGGCACCCCGGTCCTGGCGGCGATCGCCCCCGTGCCCGACGTGCAGCCCCCGCAGACCCGCATCACCATCGGGGACCAGGGGCCGACCCTCGCGGAGCTGAGCTACGAACGCCTGCTCGAAGAGAGCCTCCAGCAGAGCCTCGCCTCCTACCTCGGTCCCTCCCGCTTCCTCATCCAGGTGCGCGTGGCGCTGTCCTCCGAGGCAGCCCAGGGGTCCTCGGTGATGCAGCAGGCGCAGGCCCCCGCGGCAGCGCCGCCCACCTCGACCCTCTACCTGCCGCCCGAGGAGCCCGAGGCCGCGGTCGCGGACTCCCCGCTGCTGCCCGGCCTCGGCAACCTGCGCGCCGACGATCTGCCCAGCCAGGATCCCCGCCCCGGCCGCCGTCCCGCGCTGCCCGCGGCCCCTGAGCCCGCCTTCGCCCCGGCCCAGCCCCAGGCCCCCGTCTCCCAGCCCCAGCAGGCTCAGCCTCCGCGCATCGAGCGGATCCGCGTGGCCCTGGTGCTGCCGACGGACCTCACGAGCGGCGACGAGGACTACGTCAAGAACCTGGTCTACCAGCGCGCGGACCTCAACCTGGCCCGCGGCGACACCATCGACGTCGTGCGCCGCGACTTCCCCCGCCAGGGCGAGAAGGCCCCCGCCCCTGCCGGCGGCACCTCCCTGCCTCCCTGGCTCTGGGGCGTCATCGGCGCCCTCTCGGGCGCGGGCCTCGTCGGGGCCATGGCCTTCGCTCGCCGCAAGCCCACGCCGAGCGCCGCGCCCGTCGCACCGGCGCAGGCGCCTTCGGTCGGGGAGAACACCCGCGCCGCCGAGGCGATCCTCGCCGGCCTCCAGGCCGCGAGCAAGCCTGCCGACCTCCTTCCCGTTCGCCAGGACCTCTTGGTCCAGCTGCTGGACCACCCCGACTCGGGAGAGCGCTTCCTGCGCAAGGTCCTGAGCGAGGAGGGGGGCCTCGACAGGGCGGTCGCCTTGACCCGCGCCATGGGCCTCAACGTCGCCAAGCGCCTCTTCACCGGCCTCTTGCCCCAGGAGTGGAAGGCGATCGAGCTCGCTTCCCTCGATCGCCGGGAGGTTTCGACCGAGGACCAGCGCGCCGTGCTGGAGGAAGCCCTCTACGCCGTGCTGCGCGAGAAGAGCGAGCAGCGGGGCTCGGACAAGAGCTCGCCCTTCGCCTTCCTCTCGACCCTCGACGACTCGCAGATCATCTACCTGCTCGAGGACGAGGGGCCCCGCGTCCAGGCCCTCCTGCTCTCGCAGCTTCCCCCCGACCGGGCGGTGGGCCTGATGCGCCTCAAGCCGCCCGCCGAGCAAGGCGCGATCGCGGCCGCCATGGGCGAGCTGCACCTCTTGCCCATGAGCTCCTTTCTGGACCTGGCGAACCACCTCTCGGAAAAGGCCACCAAGGCCCCCAGCTTCGAGACCGCCGTCACCAACGGCCTGGGCCTCCTGGTCAACCTGCTCGATCACTCGGACCGCGCGACCGAGCAGGGAATCCTCAGCGGCCTGTCCAGCCAGAACCCCAGGCTGCTCGCCCAGGTCCGCGAGGCGTACCTCACCTTCGATGACCTGGCGGGCATTCCCCGCGAGATCCTCAAGGACGCGCTGCGCGAGGCGGACAAGGAGTCGCTCGCCGAGGTGCTGCGCGACGCCGGCGACCCGGTGCGCGAGGCCGTGATGGCGGCGCTCACCGACCGGGCCCGCCGCATCGTCGAGGACGCGCTCGCCCAGCCGCCGATGGTGGCTCGCGACGGGGCCGCGCGCGACGCCATCCGCAAGGACCTCGTCGCGAGGGTCCGGCAGCTCATGCAACTCGGGCGCTTCACCGTCAAGGAGCTGCGCATCCCCCAGGAGGAACTGAAATGA